In Trichlorobacter lovleyi, the DNA window GTTAACAAAACAGTAGCAGCATCAGGCACTGACACAGTCTCTGCCACAGTGACGCTAACCTCTTTAAATAGCCAGCCAGTAAATGGTGTTACTGTTAATGTTGATATGATTTATAACGGAACCGTTATTGCCACATACTCCGGAAATACAAATACTTCTGGTGTTGTGCTGATTCCAGTTCCAATTGGATTGGTCCCGGCTGACCGTACAGTATATCTACAAGCCAAATCAAGCGGCATAACTTCTAGTAGTAGTGTTGCTATAGCAGTTAAGGCTCCAGTGTTGACGGTAACCCTTGCCAATGCCAGCGTAACAGATGTGGCTGGAGTTACTTTTACTGGTGCAGGTGTTCGATTTGCAGATTTTAATGGCAATGGGATTGCCAACACAGTAATAACTTTTACCTATACCAGTAATAGTGGGTCAGCGGGTACTCTAGCCCATTTGGGGGCTCCATTAGCCGTTGGTAACTCATTTACTGTTACAACTGATAGTACTGGCTATGCAACAATAGCACTTGACGGTGCTATAAATGTAATGCCTCCTTCTGGAGGTTCTGATAGTACTACTTTCAACTATACTGTGTCTGTTGTATATGGTGCTTATACTTATACAAAACAAGGTAGTGTTACAGTTACTGTTACTTCTACTTGAAATTAATATGAACTTAGTGTGTAAATAAAAATAGCGCCGAGGGCGGTTGCGTACTCGGCGTTGTTTTTGTTGTGTTCGGATACTAAATAAAATCTTTAGTAATTTTATGGAACTAACATTGAAGTTTAGATGTCAGCTTTAATTCTGACAACTTGATGTACGCCAGGCATGGCGGAAATGATTGATTCTTCCAATGTGTGGGTGTCACCAATCACGCCGATGATTGTACGGTCTGCACCGGTTGACTGGTGGAAATCAAAGCCGTTATTAACGAGATATTCTTTTACTTGATCAAGTGCCTCTTCCGGGGCATTTTTTTTTGTAATGATTAACATTCCTCCTGCTCCTCCTGCTGGGTCATAATTCTTTCTAATCGCCGTGATTCGTCAATTACCCGTTCATAAAGACGTACTATGGCACCATCATCCAGCGGTCCGGGGTTATCCTCTTTCATACGGGCAAAGATACGTTTTTCGCGAGACGGATCATAAACAGGCAGGTCTAATAGCTTTTTGTGGTGGCCTATTTCCAAAGCTAGGCGTGCTCGTTCGTTAAATATTCTGAGCAGGACATCATCCAGCAGGTCAATCCGTTTTCTGATCTCATTGATATCCACGAGTACCTCACGAAAATTGTTTTTTCAGGACAGTGTCTTTTTTGCCATACAGATCGTCGCGGTCTGGATAGTCGATGGTGTAGTGCAATCCACGCGATTCCTTTCGCTGTTGCGCACAGGTGATGATCAGCTCTGCAACGGTTGCCAGATTGCGCAGTTCAATCAGGTCTGAGGTGACAATGAAGTTCCAGTAGTATTCTTCAATCTCAGCCTGGATCAGTTGTATCCGTCGCATGGCTCTCTCAAGCCGCTTTGTGCTGCGTACGATGCCAACATAATTCCACATGAAGCGCCGGATCTCGTCCCAGTTTTGCGATACAACGACCATTTCATCGCTATTGGTTGCGGTACCGGAATCCCATTCAGGAAGGGTAGATGGCTTGGTGACCGGTTTTGTGATTAAGGCCTCACTGGCATGGGCTGCTGCCTTACTGGCGTAGACCGCAGCTTCCAGTAGGGAGTTGCTGGCGAGACGATTGGCACCGTGCAGGCCGGTAAAAGCAACCTCTCCAATGGCGTATAATCCACGCAGATCGGTTTGTCCGTGGGTATTGACCTGGACACCACCGCAAAGGTAGTGGGCTGCCGGGACAACCGGTAACCAGTCTTTCGTCATGTCCAGACCAAATTCCATGCAGGTCTGGTAAATGTTGGGAAACCTGTTTCGGACTACTTCAGCAGGCTCATGGGTGATGTCGAGATAGACACAGTCATCGCCGTAGGTTTTCATCTCATTGTCAATGGCGCGTGCCACAATGTCACGTGGGGCAAGATCCTTCAAGTGATGGTATTTTTCCATAAAAGCAGTGCCATCCCTGCGTCTGAGTATCGCCCCTTCCCCTCGAACCGCTTCCGAAATCAGGAACGATTTGGCGTTGGGATGAAAAAGTGTGGTCGGATGGAACTGCATAAACTCCATATTGGCAACTGTTGCTCCGGCACGATAGGCCATGGCAACACCGTCACCGGAGGCAACATCAGGGTTACAGGTGTAGAGGTACACCTTGCCGGCGCCACCACTGGCGAGCAGGGTCGCTCCCGCTGAAAAGGTTTTGACACGAGACTCTTTAATGTCAAGTACATAGGCACCAAGGCAGCAGTTGTCACTAACCGGTTGACGGGCAAGCTTAGCGCAGGTAAGCAGATCAATGGCAATATGGTCTTCAAAAACCTGGATGTTTGGGTTTAGTCTGACGGCTTCCACCAGCGCCCGTTCAATCTCGCGCCCCGTGATATCTTCCGCATGCAGGATACGTCTGGCACTGTGGCCCCCCTCACGGGTCAGGTCATATTCATCACCTTTGATGGTGGTGGTGAACTTGACCCCCCACTCAATCAGATTACGTATAGTCTGAGGCCCTTCTTCAACCACCATTCTGACGACATCTTCGTGACAGATGCCGGCACCGGCAATCAGAGTATCTTCAACATGTGCATCAAAGGAATCTTCACTTGAAAAGACGGATGCGATACCTCCCTGTGCATAACGGGTTGCAGATTCAGCTATTTCTCGCTTGGTAACAACGGAAACCGTGCCGTGAACAGCGGCCTGAAGTGCAAAGGAGAGTCCGGCAATACCACTGCCGATAACCAGAAAATCACTTTCAATGATCATGGGATGCTCCCGTGATGATGGTGTATACAAGCTGAAAAAATGATTATTGAACCGTGAGACTTGATTTGTCAAGGTATCAGGGTTGTTTCAGGCCTTAAATTGTGCCATATACAGTTTACTATGCGTACCATCATAACGAATGATTTTTCCCATCCGCTTGCTGAGCGATCTGTCGTTACCATTGGCAATTTTGATGGTGTCCACCGTGGCCATCGAGAAATCTTCCGCCAGGTTACCGAGCGAGCCAGGGAGCTGTCTGCCACCTCTGTTGTGGTGACATTCAGTCCCCATCCCCTGCGGGTATTACAGCCTGATAACCGCCGTTTCTGTCTGATTACGACAGATGAACAAAAACGTGAGTTGATAGCCGAAAATGACATTGATCTGCTGTTGGTAATTCCATTTACCAGGGAGTTTGCTGCAGTTACAGCCGAGGATTTTGTCCGTCGTGTTTTGCATGCCTGCCTGGGGGTACGCTTTCTGGTCATTGGTCATGACTATGCTTTTGGCAGAGGGCGGGAGGGCAATGAACCGTTTCTGGTCCAAATGGGACAAGAACTTGCTTTTGATGTGAAGGTGCTAGAGCCGGTTGGTGATGGCGGCATGCTGTTCAGTAGCAGTGTTGTGCGGCGTTTGGTGGCAGACGGTGCTGTGGTGGATGCGCTGCAGATTTTGGGGCGCTGCCACCGGGTTTGCGGCCAAGTGGTGCATGGCCGTGAAATCGGACGTTCTCTGGGGTTTCCGACTGCCAATATTGTGACGCACAATGAACTGATTCCCGGAGACGGTGTCTATGCGGTCTGGGTTTCTGTGCTGGGGGAACTGCTGATGGGGGCCTGCAGCATAGGTATTAACCCGACGTTTGAAGGCGGTCGGCACACCATTGAGGTGTTTCTGTTTGATTTTAGCAGTGATCTTTATGGGCAAGATGTGGTGGTGCATTTCGTTGAGAAAATACGTGATATAATACGCTTTCCTGATGTCTCAGCGTTGGTAAGCCAGATTTCTGCTGATGTGGCTTCTGTCAGACGTATTTTGGCAGCAGGACTGCCGATGGAGAAACGGTGATGAAACGTTCCAGCCTGTTGTTCTGGGGGGGAAGTGGCATCAGTGTGCTGTTGCTTGTCCTGCTTTTACGCAAGATTGACTTCCATTCACTGGCTGAAGCTCTCGGACGTCTTGATCTGCGTTTTCTGGCTGCTGCGGTACTCTTTACGTTCCTGAGTTACTGGCTGCGTGCCGTCCGTTGGCGCTATCTCCTGATACACGAACGTTCTTTGCGGCTATCCTCGCTGTATCCTGCCGTGATTATCGGATATATGGCCAATAATCTGTTTCCGGCCCGGTTGGGTGAGTTTATCCGGGCCTGGGTGCTGGCTGAACGGGAACAGATGCAGGCACCGGCGGTATTTGCGTCACTGGTGATTGATCGTCTGTTTGATGGTTTCAGTGTTATGGTGATGCTGGCAGGGGTACTGCTGACCCTCCAGTTGCCGCCAGGCATGGAGCAGTCTGCAGCGGTGTTGCGTGCCGGCGGAGTTACCACACTGATTTTTTACAGTGTAGTCATTGCCTCGCTGGTTCTGTTGAAGGTGCGCCCCGTTGCGACACTGGCATTGCTTGGAAAACTGTTGAAGCCGTTTCCCGCTGCCGTTGCCGAGAAATGTATTCCCCTGGCCGGCTCATTTCTTGGTGGATTGCATGTCTCGCGCCGAACTGCCGATCTGTTGGCCGTGTTGGTCAGCTCTCTCCTGATCTGGCTCAGTGCCACCCTGCCGATCTATCTGGTGTTAGTCGGGTTCGGGATCCACTTGCCGTTGTCAGCTTCGTTTTTTATTATGGTGTTGTTGGTTTTTGCCGTCATGGTGCCAGCTGCCCCCGGCTATATCGGTACCTATCATCTGGCCTGTTATACCGGGCTTGCTGCCTTTGGCCTGCCTGATGCCGAGTCGGTAAGCGTTGCGTTGGTAATTCATGGGGTCGGCTTTTTCCCGGTTATACTGGCCGGGTTGTATCATGTCTGGTCTCAGGGGGTCTCACTGGCCAACATGCGTAAACAGGCTGTGCCTGATGGGGCGCACCAGTGACAGAAAGAGTTGCCCGCTATCTGGACGGCTGGTCACTGTTGGCCTTTTTGCTCCCGTTTGGACTCTATCTGTGGTGTCTGGCACCGAGCATCACCTTTTATGACAGTGGCGAGTTTGTCACAGCTGTACAGTTTCTCGGTTCTGCACATTCCCCTGGCTATCCTCTTTTCCTGCTCTACGCCAAGCCGTTTACCTGGCTGCCGTTCGGCAACATCGCTTTCAAGGTTAATCTGGCAACAGCGGTTTCGGCAGCCTTGGCCTGTCTTGGTGTCTATCATCTGCTCAGGAAGGTGCTGCAGGAAACAGAATTTTGTGATGATGCTGGATTTTCCAGGTTTGTCCTGCATCTGACAGCCCTGTCCGGTGCCTTTACTTTTGCTGTCTCACCGCGGCTCTGGCTGCAGAGTAACCATGATAAGCCATATCCGTTGCTGGCGTTTATAAGCGCAGTGATGCTGTTTTTCTTGCTGCGTTGGCGTGAGAACCTTCTGCATGGCGATGAACAGCCGGCCTGGTGGTATGGTACGGCCTTTCTTGCCGGGCTGGCCAGCGGTGCTCATCAGACCATTGTATTGCTGTTGCCCGGCAGCATTCTGTTCATACTGGTTACTGCTCCACAGTCAATACGACGGGTGCGGGAGTGGTTGCTGAGTGGGGGGATGTTACTGGCTGGAGGCGCTGTGCAATTGTATCTGCCGCTGCGGGCTGCCGCTGATACCCGGCAGAACTGGGGTGATACAGATGCCTTGTCGCGTTTTCTCTGGCACCTGTTGCGGAAGGGGTATCCTGAGGATCCGCACAGCCGCGATATCAGCCTGCTAGTGAAACAGCTCGGTGCATTTGATATCCCCCATGAGTTCGGTTGGATAGGACTGCTTTTGTTGCTGATTGGCCTCTGGGCCTGTTGGCGGGCAGACCGGGCATTGTTTGTCTATCTGCTGGTGACCCTGCTGTCCTTTTGGTCGATCATTGCCGGGTACTTTAATCCTCAGCCCGACTCAATTTTTCTGACTGAGGAGTTCTACACGCCCCTCTATCTGCTGGCTGCGGTTGTTATTCCCATTGGGCTGTTTGCCCTGGCAGCACGGGGGGTAGGTGCGGCTCAAAGGCCTGAACACTACGGATCGCACCATAAGCTGTTGATGTCAGTTTTCTTCCTGCTTATCCCGCTGTCACAGCTGGCATTCAATCTGGCATCTCAGGATCAACATAATAATTACCTGGCTCAGGATTATGCGCTGAATACTCTGCGTCCCCTGCCGGATGAAGCTGTTTTGTTCACCTGGGGGGATAGCGGAGCCTTTCCTCTCTGGTACCTGCAAGGGGTTGAGCGGTTCAGAGAGGATATTGATCTGGCTCACATTCCCCATCTGGTTTTCCCTTGGTATCAGCGGGAATTGCCGCGTCTTGCAGCGGCATTCAAGGGAGAGGCTGCTACAGCTACCGGTGAGCTGGTTTTTGCACATCTGGTTGAGAAACTCCGCCATCAGAGGCCGCTGTTGATGGATTTTTCAACCCGCTATTCCCTGGATTGGCGCAAGCAGCAACCGGCTCAGCAAGGAATGGTCTATTGGGTCCAGGATAGCCCTGCAGGGCAGCAGGATGAGGTTTCAGCCTGGGGGCTCTATGTGCTGCACCGTCTCGTTCCCAAAGGATGGCAACCGGATATGGATTCCCACAAGGCATTGGTCATACAGGCCTACTGTCTCTTACAGTCTGCCGAAGAGCTGGCCAGGCGGGGTCATGTCAAGGAAGCTGGCCACCTGCTGCAGCTGGCCGGCGGAATCATGCCTGATTGGCAGGAAAAATTGAAACTGATGCGGCAACGCTATGCCATCCCCTCTCCAGCAGGAGGAACAGATGAACGTTGAATCAGTGGTCACCGGAAAAACGAAGGTGTACGGGATTGTCGGCTGGCCGGTGGAACACTCCCTTTCTCCGGTGATGCAGAATGCAGCATTACAAGCTGCTGCTATTGATGCAATCTATGTCCCGTTTGCCGTTGCCCCTGATCAGCTGGCAGCAGCCATCTCCGGGCTGCGCGCCATGCGTGTCAGTGGTTTCAATGTGACTATTCCCCATAAAACCGCCATCATGGCATTGCTTGATGAACTGTCTCCTGCTGCTGTTCTGGCAGGGGCGGTTAATACGGTGGTAAATCAGGGAGGACGACTGATTGGCCATAACACTGATGGAGATGGTCTTATCGCCTCACTGGCAGAGGACCTTGGTTGTCCGGTCGCCGGAAGCAGTGTTGTACTGGTTGGTGCTGGCGGAGCAGCCTGCGGGGCGTTGGCTGCACTTTGTCGTGCCGGGGTCGGCTCCGTTGTGGTGCTTAATCGAAGTCAGAAGGCCGCAGATGTTTTAATTGCCACACTTCGTGACCGCTTCCCGCAGATTCTGCTGCGGGCATATGCTCTGGGACAGCAGCCGGAAGAGGTGTTGCGTCAGAGTGATTTGGTCATTAATGCCACTTCTTTGGGGATGGCGGGCGAAAAAATTGAGGGGCTCTCCCTTGCGCTTCTGCCTGACCATGCTAAAGTGTACGACATGGTCTATAATGCTTCATTGACCCCGCTTTTACATGATGCCGGCAGACGAGGGGCCAAGGCCATCAATGGTCTGGGAATGCTGATTGCGCAGGGAGAACTGGCGTTTGAGTTGTGGCATGGCATTCCAGCAGCAAGAGGCGTTATGCGAACCGCGCTTCAGACGTTTTTGTCCAGCGCAGCAAAGGCTTGACAGTATCCGATTCCGACCGCTACTATCCGCACGTTACGCTCGGCTTTATCATAACCTTTTGACGGGAGTCCCATGCAGACGAGCCGCCTTGGCGATATTTTAGTCAAAAACAATATCATTACCAGTGAACAGCTGAGCGCTGCATTGCAGGAACAGAAGATGTCTGGCGGCCAGAGCAAGCTGGGTTCTATTCTGGTCAAGCAGGGGCTGATCAAAGAGCCTGATCTGGTGTCGTTTCTCTCACGCCAGTATGGCGTCCCCACCATCTGTCTCGCTGAGTATGAGATTGACCCCGCTGTCATAAAGATCATTCCGCCTGAAGTTGTCCAGAAATATAACCTGATACCGGTCAACCGGGCCGGCTCAACCCTGATCGTAGCGGTCAGTGATCCCTCCAATCTGTTTGCCATCGAAGATATCAAGTTCATGACCAGCTACAATGTTGAGATGGTTGTGACTGCCGAGTCCGATATCAAAGGGGCTATAGACAAGTATTACGACCAGTCTGCATCCCTGGCTGATGTGATGGATAACCTGGATATGGAGGATCTGGAACTGGTGGACACCGAGGAGGAGGTTGATGTCTCTTCCCTTGAACGTGCCACCGAGGATGCCCCGGTTGTCAAGCTGGTAAACCTGATTTTGATGGACGCCATTAAGAAGAAGGCCAGTGATATCCATATCGAGCCGTACGAAAAGACCTTTCGGGTCCGCTACCGGATAGACGGTGTCTTGTACGAAGTGATGAAACCCCCCATGAAGCTGAAGAATGCCATCACCTCCCGGATCAAGATCATGGCTGAGCTGGATATTGCTGAGCGCCGTTTGCCCCAGGACGGCCGGATCAAGATCAAGCTGGGAGGCGGCAGGGACATGGACTACCGGGTTTCATGTCTTCCAACACTTTTTGGTGAAAAGATCGTCTTGCGGCTGCTTGACAAGAGCAACCTGCAGACCGACCTGACCAAGCTGGGTTATGAACCGGATGCACTGGCCCACTTCAAACGTGAGATCCATAAGCCGTTCGGCATGGTACTGGTGACCGGCCCCACCGGTTCCGGAAAGACGGTGTCGCTCTATTCGGCACTGTCAGAACTGAACAAGGTGACTGAAAATATCTCCACCGCAGAAGATCCGGTTGAGTTTAACTTTGCCGGTATCAACCAGGTGCAGATGCATGAAGATATCGGGCTGAACTTTGCCGCAGCCCTGCGTTCCTTTCTGCGCCAGGATCCGGATATCATCATGATCGGTGAGATCCGGGACTTTGAAACGGCTGAAATTGCCGTCAAGGCCGCCCTGACCGGGCACTTGGTGCTTTCAACCCTGCATACCAACGATGCGCCGGCAACGATCAACCGTCTGCTTAATATGGGCATAGAACCGTTTCTGGTGGCCTCTGCCGTTAACCTGATCACAGCCCAGCGTCTGGCTCGACGTGTCTGCAGTGAGTGCAAGGAAAAGGAAGATATCCCGGTCCAGGCCCTGATTGATGCTGGTGTGCCTCCGGACGAGGCACCTGAATATGTCTGCTATAAAGGCAGGGGATGCCCAACTTGCAATAATACCGGCTACAAGGGCCGGGTCGGTTTTTATCAGGTCATGCCGATGCTCGAACCGATTCGGGAGCTGATTCTCAACGGTGCCAACACGGCTGAGATCAAAAGGGAGTCGATGCGACTCGGTATCAAGACCATGCGCCAGTCAGGTCTTACCAAGATCAAAGAAGGTGTTACATCTCTTGAAGAGGTTTTGCGGGTAACGGTTTCCGACGATTAAGGAGTCACTTTCATGGCTAATCTTCACGAACTTCTGAAAACCCTGGTGGAAGCAGGTGGGTCTGACCTTCACATTACCACCAATACCCAGCCTCAAATCAGGGTGGATGGTAAGTTGCAAAAGCTCGATATACCACCGTTAAATGCGGTGGAGACCAAGCAGCTCTGCTATTCGGTGCTGACTGACACCCAAAAACACAAATTTGAAGAGGAAAACGAGCTTGATCTTTCTTTCGGGGTCAAGGGGTTATCCCGTTTCCGGGGAAACATCTTTGTGCAGCGCGGTGCGGTGGCAGGGGTTTTCCGGGTTATTCCCTACAAGATCCTGTCTTTTGAAGAGCTTGGCCTGCCACCGGTTGTTAAGGAGCTGGCAGAAAAGCCCCGTGGTCTGATTCTGGTGACCGGACCTACCGGTAGCGGTAAATCAACCACCCTGGCTTCAATCATTGACTTCATTAACATCAACCGGAAAGAACACATTGTCACCATTGAGGATCCGATTGAATACCTGCATCCCCACAAAGGCTGTCTGGTGAATCAACGTGAGGTCGGAGCCGATACCAAGGGGTTTAAAAACGCCCTCAAGTACGTTCTGCGTCAGGACCCTGACGTCGTACTTGTTGGCGAATTACGGGATCTTGAGACGATTGAGGCTGCCCTGACCCTGTCCGAAACCGGTCACCTCTGTCTGGCGACTCTGCATACCAACTCCTGTGCCCAGACCATCAACCGGATTGTGGATGTATTCCCCCCCTATCAGCAGACCCAGATTCGTGCCCAACTCTCCTTTGTGCTGGAAGGGGTGATGTCCCAGGCGCTGATTCCCAAGATCGGCGGTGGCAGGGTTATGTCGCTCGAAATCATGGTGCCGAACCCTGCAATCCGCAACCTTATCAGGGAAGACAAGGTCCACCAGATCTACTCCCAGATGCAGGTCGGCCAGGAAAAATTCGGGATGCAGACCATGAACCAGTCGCTCTATTCGCTTTTTTCCCGGAGACTGATTACCCTTGATGATGCCATGGGGCGCACCTCTGATCCGGACGAATTGAGGCAGATGATCAACAATCCAACAATGGGGATGCGTCAGCAACCGCGCCGATAGCCGGATACGATTCTGAAGGAGGAACAGCATGCCAAAGTTTTCATGGGAAGGTAAAACCCGTACCGGATCAGTGCAAAGGGGGGTCACTGATGCGCCGGATGCAGCATCGGTTGAAGCCCAGCTGAAAAAGGCCGGTTTGCAGAATATTGTGGTAAAGGATCAATCCAAAGGGATGCAGTTCAAGCTGCCCAAGTTCGGTGGGGGGAGTATTGATACCAAGGATCTGGTTATCTTTACCCGTCAGTTTGCCACCATGATTGACTCTGGTCTTCCGTTGGTGCAGTGTCTGGATATCCTTTCTTCGCAACAGGAAAAGCCGGCATTTAAGGAGATCCTGTTGCGGGTCAAGGAGAGTGTCGAGAGCGGTTCTACCTTTGCCGATGCCTTGGCCAAGCACCCAAAGGCCTTTGATCAACTGTTTGTCAACCTGGTGGCTGCCGGTGAAATCGGCGGTATTCTTGATACTATTCTCAACCGGTTGGCAGCCTACATTGAAAAGGCCATGAAGTTGAAGAAGCAGATCAAGGGGGCCATGGTCTATCCGACCACAATCATGTCGATTGCGGTCATTGTTGTCGGCGTGATTCTGGTCTTTGTTATCCCCACCTTTGCCAAGATGTTTGCTGATTTTGGCGGTGAACTGCCTGCCCCTACCAAATTCGTGATCGGGCTCTCAAATTTCCTGCTGAAGTATATCGTGGTTATCATTATTGGCTGTTTCGCCATTGCTGCGGCGATCAAAAAATATTATGCCACTCCTACTGGTCGTAAAAAGATGGATGCCATGTTTTTGAAGGCTCCTATTGCCGGGCCATTGATCCGGAAGGTTGCTGTTGCCAAGTTTACCCGTACCCTGGGTACCATGGTCAGCTCCGGGGTGCCGATTATGGATGGCTTGGAGATTGTTGCCAAGACGGCAGGTAACAAGATTGTGGAAGAGGCCATCTATGGTGTCCGTCAGGCCATTTCTGAAGGTAAGACCATGGCTGAACCGCTGCAGTCCTGTGGGATCTTTCCTCCCATGGTGGTACAGATGATTGCCGTTGGCGAGGCCACAGGCGCCATGGATGCAATGCTGACCAAGATCGCCGATTTCTACGACGATGAGGTTGATGACGCCGTCTCTGCCATGACCGCCATGATGGAACCGCTCCTGATGGTTTTCCTGGGCACCACGGTTGGTGGACTGGTTGTTGCCATGTATCTGCCGATCTTTAAGCTGGCAGGTGCTGTTGGCGGTTAACTGATGAAAACTGAGCGTCGTTTAAGGCTCTTTATCTTTGCCAGGATAGTTGTTGTCGTACTCTTTCTGGTGTCAACCATCATCTTGAAGCTGAGTGATGCTGAAGCGATCAGTGATATCCAGTTTCGGGGTGTCGTTGAGTTGATGGTCCTTTCCTGCTGTGTTTCACTGGTCTCTCTGGCGGCCCTGCGCCGCCAGAGCTGGCTGCTCCCGCTTACCCGGCTGCAAATCGTCTGGGATATCCTGTTTGTAACACTGCTCCTGATGCTGACAGATGGTATTGCCAGCCCGTATTCATTCCTCTATCTGCTGGCGATCATGAGTGCCGGTATGCTGCTGAACCGGCAGCAGGCACTGTATACCGCAGCTCTTTGTATTATTCTGTATGGAGCAATGGTTGACCTGCAGTATTTTGGTATGCTTAGAGATATCGGCCTGAGCCCGGAAACTGCCCAGCAGCGGGGAAATGTGGTGATTTTCTATACCCTTTTTCTACACCTGGTGGGGTTTGTACTGGCAGCAATCATGGGGAGCCATCTGGCTGAGCGGGCCAGGTTGACAGAGGTGAACTATGAAGAGCTGAAACAACTGCACAGTACGATTGTGGAGAACCTGGAGAGTGGCCTCCTGACGATTACGCGGGATGGGCTTATCAGGGTTTTTAACCCCTATGTTGAAAAAATGACCGGCATGACCCAGGTCCATGCCTATGGCCGCCCGATCAGCGCCGTGTTCCCTTCATTGCCGGTTGTCAGTGGGGCGTTTGAGCACCATGGGCAAGGTGAGTTTTATTATCGACCGGCAAGCGGCACTCCTCTGACCATCGGCTATGCAACCATGCCGTTCAGGAACCTGCAGGGAGAAACTGCCGGTCTGATTGTAACACTCAAGGATCTGACCGGCTTCAAACAGATGGAGCTTGCCCTGAAACGGTCAGATCGTCTGGCAGCCCTGGGGGAACTGTCAGCCCGTATGGCCCATGAAATCCGTAACCCCCTGGCTGCCATCAGCGGGTCTGTACAGTTGTTGGCAGAGCATGGTAGTCTGCGGGAGCATGAATCAAGGCTGCTTGCCATTGTCATGCGTGAGTCGGACCGTCTGAACGGCCTGATTACTGATTTTTTGGCCTATGCCCGACCGACTCCTCCCCGTTTTGAACGCTTTAACCTGTATCATCTGGTGAGGGATCTACAGGCCTTGCTGATGGCTGATAGCCGTTTTGACAAGATCAGGCTTGTACTGGATCTTTCTGAGGATCTGACTGCCTGGGCTGATCGTGACCAGTTGCAGCAAGTGCTGCTGAATTTGTTGCATAATGCAGCAGAGGCGATGCCGGATGGCGGGGAGATCGTGGT includes these proteins:
- the pilB gene encoding type IV-A pilus assembly ATPase PilB — protein: MQTSRLGDILVKNNIITSEQLSAALQEQKMSGGQSKLGSILVKQGLIKEPDLVSFLSRQYGVPTICLAEYEIDPAVIKIIPPEVVQKYNLIPVNRAGSTLIVAVSDPSNLFAIEDIKFMTSYNVEMVVTAESDIKGAIDKYYDQSASLADVMDNLDMEDLELVDTEEEVDVSSLERATEDAPVVKLVNLILMDAIKKKASDIHIEPYEKTFRVRYRIDGVLYEVMKPPMKLKNAITSRIKIMAELDIAERRLPQDGRIKIKLGGGRDMDYRVSCLPTLFGEKIVLRLLDKSNLQTDLTKLGYEPDALAHFKREIHKPFGMVLVTGPTGSGKTVSLYSALSELNKVTENISTAEDPVEFNFAGINQVQMHEDIGLNFAAALRSFLRQDPDIIMIGEIRDFETAEIAVKAALTGHLVLSTLHTNDAPATINRLLNMGIEPFLVASAVNLITAQRLARRVCSECKEKEDIPVQALIDAGVPPDEAPEYVCYKGRGCPTCNNTGYKGRVGFYQVMPMLEPIRELILNGANTAEIKRESMRLGIKTMRQSGLTKIKEGVTSLEEVLRVTVSDD
- a CDS encoding type IV pilus twitching motility protein PilT, with product MANLHELLKTLVEAGGSDLHITTNTQPQIRVDGKLQKLDIPPLNAVETKQLCYSVLTDTQKHKFEEENELDLSFGVKGLSRFRGNIFVQRGAVAGVFRVIPYKILSFEELGLPPVVKELAEKPRGLILVTGPTGSGKSTTLASIIDFININRKEHIVTIEDPIEYLHPHKGCLVNQREVGADTKGFKNALKYVLRQDPDVVLVGELRDLETIEAALTLSETGHLCLATLHTNSCAQTINRIVDVFPPYQQTQIRAQLSFVLEGVMSQALIPKIGGGRVMSLEIMVPNPAIRNLIREDKVHQIYSQMQVGQEKFGMQTMNQSLYSLFSRRLITLDDAMGRTSDPDELRQMINNPTMGMRQQPRR
- a CDS encoding type II secretion system F family protein, translated to MPKFSWEGKTRTGSVQRGVTDAPDAASVEAQLKKAGLQNIVVKDQSKGMQFKLPKFGGGSIDTKDLVIFTRQFATMIDSGLPLVQCLDILSSQQEKPAFKEILLRVKESVESGSTFADALAKHPKAFDQLFVNLVAAGEIGGILDTILNRLAAYIEKAMKLKKQIKGAMVYPTTIMSIAVIVVGVILVFVIPTFAKMFADFGGELPAPTKFVIGLSNFLLKYIVVIIIGCFAIAAAIKKYYATPTGRKKMDAMFLKAPIAGPLIRKVAVAKFTRTLGTMVSSGVPIMDGLEIVAKTAGNKIVEEAIYGVRQAISEGKTMAEPLQSCGIFPPMVVQMIAVGEATGAMDAMLTKIADFYDDEVDDAVSAMTAMMEPLLMVFLGTTVGGLVVAMYLPIFKLAGAVGG
- a CDS encoding two-component system sensor histidine kinase NtrB; protein product: MKTERRLRLFIFARIVVVVLFLVSTIILKLSDAEAISDIQFRGVVELMVLSCCVSLVSLAALRRQSWLLPLTRLQIVWDILFVTLLLMLTDGIASPYSFLYLLAIMSAGMLLNRQQALYTAALCIILYGAMVDLQYFGMLRDIGLSPETAQQRGNVVIFYTLFLHLVGFVLAAIMGSHLAERARLTEVNYEELKQLHSTIVENLESGLLTITRDGLIRVFNPYVEKMTGMTQVHAYGRPISAVFPSLPVVSGAFEHHGQGEFYYRPASGTPLTIGYATMPFRNLQGETAGLIVTLKDLTGFKQMELALKRSDRLAALGELSARMAHEIRNPLAAISGSVQLLAEHGSLREHESRLLAIVMRESDRLNGLITDFLAYARPTPPRFERFNLYHLVRDLQALLMADSRFDKIRLVLDLSEDLTAWADRDQLQQVLLNLLHNAAEAMPDGGEIVVSADLQSGTDDAGRAFSLLCLKVMDQGCGMNEDTCRHLFEPFWTTKPAGTGLGLATVYRIVEGHGGMIQADPRDGGGTMMTLLLPMMEEGPGENQNTGR